From one Coffea eugenioides isolate CCC68of chromosome 11, Ceug_1.0, whole genome shotgun sequence genomic stretch:
- the LOC113752438 gene encoding uncharacterized protein LOC113752438, with product MDDRSWIFIEDRVNNPYFEKCLSDFLKFAYKKKEVGSRIYCPCRRCKNSERRKEETVRAHVTMKGFLTTYTNWIYHGEDPWDFNQENMNNGVFRRIENDDMNELIHETLGRTLEENSNINLEELRGACDEETNKFFKLLKHAETELYPGCKNFTLLSFVIKLLHVKSLCRWSNNSMTILLELLKEVFPENELFPSSYRDAWKIVKDLGLSYHKIHACPNDCLIYWKETEHETFCRKCGTPRYKQIVKQSDDSSEQANKVPAKLVRYFPLKPRLQRLFMSSKTASLMRWHEEERIKDGKLRHPADSLAWKHFNDRHPSFASDPRNVRVRLAADGFNPFKAMNNKYSTWPVILVPYNLPSWMCMKQTSFMLCLLIDGPKAPGNDIHVYLQPLMEIYLVGVPKGSMHALVVIKMFEVNG from the exons ATGGATGATAGGTCTTGGATCTTTATTGAAGACCGAGTCAATAATCCGTACTTTGAAAAGTGTCTGAGTGACTTCCTTAAATTTGCCTACAAAAAGAAAGAGGTTGGGAGTAGAATATATTGCCCATGTAGGCGATGTAAAAACTCAGAacgaagaaaggaagaaactgtGCGTGCACATGTAACAATGAAGGGGTTTTTGACCACTTATACAAATTGGATTTATCATGGTGAAGATCCATGGGACTTCAATCAAGAAAATATGAACAATGGAGTGTTTAGGCGCATTGAAAATGATGACATGAATGAATTGATACACGAAACACTTGGAAGAACACTTGAAGAGAATTCTAACATAAATTTAGAAGAACTTAGAGGAGCCTGTGATGAAGAGACTAATAAGTTTTTTAAGTTGCTGAAGCATGCCGAAACAGAGTTATACCCTGGATGTAAAAATTTTACTCTTCTATCATTTGTCATCAAGTTGTTGCATGTCAAGTCTCTTTGTCGATGGAGCAACAACTCAATGACAATATTACTGgagcttctcaaggaagtttTTCCTGAGAATGAATTATTTCCAAGCTCTTATCGTGATGCTTGGAAAATTGTTAAAGACTTGGGTCTTAGCTACCATAAAATTCATGCATGCCCCAATGATTGCTTGATTTATTGGAAGGAGACAGAACATGAAACCTTTTGCAGAAAGTGTGGAACTCCTAGGTATAAGCAAATTGTAAAACAATCCGATGATTCAAGTGAACAAGCTAACAAAGTTCCAGCAAAGCTTGTTCGctattttcctttgaaaccacGTCTCCAAAGGCTGTTCATGTCATCAAAGACTGCTTCATTAATGAGATGGCATGAAGAGGAGCGCATCAAGGATGGTAAATTGAGGCATCCGGCAGACTCTTTAGCTTGGAAGCATTTTAATGACCGGCACCCAAGCTTTGCTAGTGATCCTCGCAATGTTCGTGTTAGACTTGCAGCGGATGGATTTAACCCATTCAAAGCAATGAACAATAAATACAGCACCTGGCCAGTGATTTTAGTGCCATATAATTTACCCTCATGGATGTGCATGAAGCAAACATCATTTATGTTGTGTTTGCTAATTGATGGGCCTAAAGCTCCAGGTaatgatattcacgtatatctTCAACCA CTTATGGAAATCTATCTGGTTGGAGTACCAAAGGGAAGTATGCATGCCCTTGTTGTAATAAAGATGTTCGAAGTCAATGGTTGA
- the LOC113754157 gene encoding uncharacterized protein LOC113754157: MHSKKHCYLGHRRFLAIDHPYRLNRAQFDGTIEKHSRPVRLYGFEILEQLRDFRNEFGKDQPVSSARKRKRRTKDNNDFEQSPICRYNWKRLNVFFQLPYWVDNLLPHNLDIMHIEKNFLENLLWTLLGMGKTNDDINARYDLKEMGIRKALHPQSKGDKVFLPPACFTMSKDEKEIFCNVLKTVKVPDGYASNISRCVNIKERQISGLKSHDCHILMQQLLSIAVRRILPKHVCRIIIELRDIFRQLYSKVLTVADCETLEDRTPLALCELEKMFPPPFFNIMEHLLVHLPEEAKLGGPFQFRSMYPIERYLCTLKNYVRSRSHPEGSIAEGYLAEECMTFCSMYLDNIESKLNRPPRNYEGEYLNRQIGRPLGKEEVIYLDDVSWVQAHRYVLGNLETVDPFRRDHKHLLKLEKPRMSNYEREKIHSETFYKWFKKHVADLEKSNSCHDYYKEIAYLAAGPDKWAKSYSGYIVNGFRFHTKKREMRRQTQNSGVFVNASANSFASTKDKNPISGILEYYGVLVDIVELRYSNDIKFVMFKCDWVDNVTGMKQDEHNFTLVNFDHILYKQNTKNDEPFILASQAQQAWYVRDALEPEWNIVVKMTPRDLFIIDPEINICEDIQDEHSGWQHVNNNNSEDSNVSWVREGVDGVILDAQTTKSKAHVAEVDDGFFSDEDNLGIDNTIDDTSDDDDFFDKAQQGDKADD; this comes from the exons ATGCATAGCAAAAAACATTGCTATTTGGGTCATCGTCGATTTCTAGCTATTGATCATCCTTATCGTCTAAATCGAGCGCAGTTTGATGGGACAATTGAGAAACATTCTAGACCTGTTCGATTATATGGGTTTGAGATTTTAGAACAACTAAGAGATTTTAGAAATGAATTTGGAAAGGATCAACCAGTTTCCTCagctaggaaaaggaaaaggaggaCTAAAGATAATAATGACTTTGAACAAAGTCCCATATGTAGGTATAATTGGAAAAGATTGAATGTATTCTTTCAGTTACCGTATTGGGTGGATAATTTGCTTCCACATAATCTGGATATAATGCATATTGagaagaatttcttggagaatcTCTTGTGGACACTGTTGGGGATGGGCAAGACAAATGATGACATTAATGCTCGATATGATCTAAAAGAAATGGGGATAAGAAAGGCACTTCACCCACAATCTAAGGGTGACAAAGTGTTTCTTCCACCTGCATGCTTCACAATGAGcaaagatgaaaaagaaattttttgtaATGTGCTAAAAACTGTCAAGGTCCCTGATGGTTATGCATCAAACATTTCGAGGTGTGTGAATATTAAAGAACGACAAATCTCTGGGTTAAAGAGTCATGATTGTCACATATTAATGCAACAATTGTTATCCATTGCTGTGAGAAGAATATTGCCTAAACATGTTTGCAGAATTATCATTGAGTTACGAGATATATTTAGGCAATTATACTCGAAAGTGCTTACTGTAGCAGATTGTGAAACTTTGGAGGACCGTACTCCACTGGCCCTTTGTGAACTTGAGAAGATGTTTCCACCTCCATTTTTCAATATCATGGagcatttgcttgttcacttgCCTGAAGAGGCGAAACTTGGTGGACCATTTCAATTTCGGTCTATGTATCCTATTGAGAG GTATCTGTGTACTTTGAAAAATTATGTACGGAGTCGAAGTCACCCTGAAGGTTCAATAGCAGAGGGCTACTTGGCGGAAGAATGTATGACATTCTGTTCCATGTACTTGGACAATATTGAATCAAAGTTGAATCGCCCACCTAGGAACTATGAAGGTGAATATTTAAATAGACAGATTGGCCGTCCCTTAGGAAAAGAAGAGGTCATCTATTTAGATGATGTCTCTTGGGTTCAAGCTCATCGTTATGTTCTTGGAAATCTTGAAACTGTTGATCCTTTTCGCAG GGACCATAAGCATTTGCTAAAACTGGAAAAACCACGCATGTCAAACTATGAAAGGGAGAAAATTCATAGTGAAACATTTTACAAGTGGTTTAAGAAGCAT GTTGCAGATTTGGAAAAATCTAATAGTTGCCATGATTATTATAAAGAAATTGCTTATTTGGCTGCTGGTCCTGATAAGTGGGCAAAAAGCTATTCTGGTTACATTGTTAATGGTTTTCGTTTCCATACTAAGAAGCGTGAGATGAGAAGGCAAACTCAAAATAGTGGTGTATTTGTGAATGCTAGTGCCAATAGTTTCGCTAGTACAAAGGATAAGAACCCTATATCTGGAATTTTAGAATACTATGGGGTCTTAGTGGATATTGTTGAGTTGAGATACTCAAATGACATTAAATTTGTGATGTTCAAGTGTGATTGGGTTGATAATGTCACTGGAATGAAACAAGATGAACACAACTTCACACTTGTTAACTTTGATCATATATTGTACAAGCAAAACACGAAGAATGATGAGCCTTTCATCCTGGCCTCTCAAGCACAGCAAGCTTGGTATGTTCGGGATGCATTGGAACCTGAATGGAATATAGTTGTCAAGATGACCCCTCGAGATCTTTTCATTATTGATCCAGAAATTAACATATGTGAAGATATCCAGGATGAGCATTCTGGATGGCAACATGTTAATAACAATAATTCTGAGGATAGTAACGTTTCATGGGTTAGGGAAGGTGTTGATGGAGTTATACTTGATGCACAAACTACAAAATCCAAGGCACACGTTGCTGAAGTTGATGATGGATTCTTCTCTGATGAGGATAATCTTGGGATTGACAATACGATTGATGATAcaagtgatgatgatgatttttttGATAAAGCCCAACAAGGAGACAAGGCTGATGATTGA
- the LOC113752432 gene encoding glutathione S-transferase U17-like has product MVTNGVKLLDVQASQFVNRVQVALNLKSIDYEFIPQNLSEKRGLLLQSNPAHKSIRCIDDFSSDGPSILPSDPYDRGIARFRAAYIDEKWLTFFRELPTATDEESQSGLVERILRGLIYFEEPRQQPWWGWAETYLSDRAVHGVVLDTEEFLDSLQIIIARAVPAAPK; this is encoded by the exons ATGGTTACAAATGGTGTAAAGCTACTTGATGTTCAAGCAAGCCAATTTGTGAATCGGGTTCAGGTTGCCCTAAATCTCAAATCAATAGACTATGAATTCATCCCACAAAATTTGAGTGAGAAACGCGGGCTCCTTCTTCAATCTAATCCTGCTCACAAGAGCATCCGA TGCATCGATGACTTCTCGTCGGATGGTCCCTCTATCCTCCCTTCTGATCCCTATGACCGTGGCATAGCCCGCTTTAGGGCAGCTTACATTGATGAAAAG TGGCTTACGTTTTTCCGGGAGCTTCCAACCGCAACAGACGAGGAGTCACAATCAGGTTTGGTGGAGAGAATATTAAGAGGCCTAATATATTTTGAGGAA CCAAGACAACAGCCCTGGTGGGGATGGGCTGAGACGTATTTATCGGACAGAGCTGTTCATGGTGTTGTGCTGGACACTGAGGAATTCTTGGACAGTCTTCAAATCATCATAGCTAGGGCAGTACCTGCTGCTCCAAAGTGA
- the LOC113752435 gene encoding cytochrome P450 76AD1-like, protein MVVVSSPKVAKELFQKYDHVYTSKLVPDSARAFDHHKFSVIWLPANSKWRNLRKLCKEQLFSSERLNASQGLRQEKVQQLCNYVHGFCINGEAVDIREAAFTTIVNVVSNTFFSADFGHYESNSSQELKEIISAVLGIIAKPNLSDYFLVLRAIDPQGIRRQIKFYFRKLLQIFDEIISQRLKEREKSLAYCRRNDLLEVLLDLTQLRKTEWSIEDAKHLLLDLFIAAFDTTTSTVEWAMAELLRNPEKMEKAKTEIREVIGHRKLIQESDISALPYLLAIVKETFRLYPPVSIMSRHYEADIEIDQYIVPKNAVVLVNLWAIGRDSSVWSNPDSFVPERFLDSEIDVKGHHFELLPFSTGRRICVGMPLAERMLHLILASLIHNFDWKLEDGMKPEEMDMREKLGITMQKAVHLKAIPIKATM, encoded by the exons ATGGTTGTTGTATCCTCACCAAAAGTAGCCAAAgaattatttcaaaaatatgaTCATGTCTACACCTCAAAACTAGTCCCTGATTCAGCCCGAGCATTCGATCATCACAAGTTCTCTGTTATCTGGTTACCAGCAAATAGCAAATGGCGCAATCTTCGCAAGCTGTGCAAAGAACAACTTTTCTCCTCGGAGCGACTCAATGCTAGTCAAGGGCTCCGTCAAGAAAAGGTGCAACAACTTTGTAATTATGTCCATGGCTTTTGCATTAACGGGGAAGCTGTTGATATACGTGAAGCTGCCTTCACAACAATCGTTAATGTTGTGTCCAACACTTTCTTCTCTGCTGATTTTGGTCATTACGAGTCAAATTCATCTCAAGAACTGAAAGAAATTATATCCGCTGTGTTGGGCATCATAGCCAAACCTAATCTCTCAGACTACTTTCTGGTGCTCCGAGCGATTGATCCACAGGGTATTAGGCGCCAGATCAAGTTTTACTTCAGAAAATTGCTTCAAATATTCGATGAAATTATTAGTCAACGGTTAAAAGAACGAGAAAAATCCCTTGCTTATTGTCGGAGAAATGACTTGTTGGAGGTCCTCCTTGACCTGACTCAGCTGCGCAAAACTGAATGGAGCATTGAGGACGCAAAACATTTGCTTCTC GATTTATTTATTGCAGCATTTGATACAACAACTTCTACGGTGGAATGGGCAATGGCTGAGTTACTGAGGAACccagaaaaaatggaaaaggctAAAACTGAGATAAGAGAAGTCATTGGACATCGTAAACTGATTCAAGAATCAGACATTTCTGCACTCCCATACTTGCTGGCAATTGTTAAAGAGACCTTTCGCCTTTACCCTCCTGTCAGCATAATGAGTCGCCACTACGAGGCCGACATAGAAATTGACCAGTATATTGTACCCAAAAATGCTGTAGTACTTGTTAACCTTTGGGCAATTGGTAGAGATTCGAGCGTGTGGTCGAACCCTGATTCATTTGTGCCTGAAAGATTCCTAGACAGTGAAATTGATGTCAAAGGCCATCATTTTGAGCTCCTTCCATTCAGTACAGGCAGGAGAATATGTGTTGGGATGCCGCTGGCCGAGCGGATGCTTCATCTGATATTGGCTTCACTCATTCATAACTTTGATTGGAAGCTTGAAGATGGGATGAAGCCAGAAGAAATGGACATGCGTGAAAAGCTTGGAATCACAATGCAGAAGGCAGTACACCTTAAAGCCATTCCAATTAAAGCCACAATGTGA
- the LOC113752437 gene encoding cytochrome P450 76AD1-like, protein MEKPSLSLLLQVVLLLFILYRIFGRYCGHKSSKLPPGPYQYPIVGNMFQLSGIMHSTLAKLSKTYGPLMSIKVLNRTMIIVSSPKVAKELLQKYDHLYTSRLVLDSARAFDHHKFSVVWLPINSKWRNHRKLCKEQLFSSERLNASQGLRQEKVQQLCNYVHGCCINGEAVDIGEATFTTMVNIVSSTFFSVDFGCYESNSSQELKENILGVLDTLAKLNLSDFFPVLRAIDPQGIRRQTKFYFGKLLQMFDEIIRQRLQEREKSLAYCRRNDLLEVLLDLIQQHKTEWSIKDAKHLFLDLFQAAFDTISSTMEWAMAELLRNPDKMEKAKTEIREIIGHRKLIQDSDISALPYLRAIVKEALRLYPPASTMSRYYEADIEIDQYIVPKNTLVLVNLWAIGRDSSVWSNPDSFVPERFLDSEIDVKGHHFELLPFSTGRRICVGMPLAERMIHLILASLIHNFDWKLEEGMKPEDIDMREKLGITMQKAAPLKAIPIRATM, encoded by the exons ATGGAGAAGCCATCCCTTTCCCTTTTGCTACAAGTAGTACTGCTACTTTTCATTTTGTATCGGATCTTCGGCCGCTATTGCGGCCACAAGTCCAGTAAACTTCCACCAGGGCCATACCAATATCCCATAGTTGGAAACATGTTCCAGCTCAGTGGAATCATGCATTCAACACTAGCAAAACTCTCCAAAACATACGGACCTTTGATGTCAATTAAGGTACTGAACAGAACAATGATTATTGTATCCTCCCCAAAAGTAGCCAAAGAATTACTTCAAAAATATGATCATCTCTACACCTCAAGACTAGTCCTTGATTCAGCCCGAGCATTCGATCATCACAAGTTCTCTGTTGTCTGGCTACCAATAAATAGCAAATGGCGCAATCATCGCAAACTGTGCAAAGAACAACTTTTCTCCTCAGAACGACTCAATGCTAGTCAAGGGCTCCGTCAAGAAAAGGTGCAACAACTTTGTAATTATGTCCATGGCTGTTGCATTAACGGGGAAGCTGTTGATATAGGTGAAGCTACCTTCACAACAATGGTTAATATTGTATCCAGCACTTTCTTCTCTGTTGATTTTGGTTGTTACGAGTCAAATTCGTCTCAAGAACTGAAAGAAAATATATTGGGTGTGTTGGACACCCTAGCCAAACTTAATCTCTCAGACTTCTTTCCCGTGCTCCGAGCGATTGATCCACAGGGTATTAGGCGCCAGACCAAGTTTTACTTTGGAAAATTGCTTCAAATGTTTGATGAAATTATTAGGCAACGGTTACAAGAAAGGGAGAAATCCCTTGCTTATTGTCGGAGGAACGACTTGTTAGAGGTCCTCCTTGACCTGATTCAGCAGCACAAAACTGAATGGAGCATTAAGGACGCAAAACATTTGTTTCTC GATTTATTTCAAGCAGCATTTGATACAATATCTTCTACGATGGAATGGGCAATGGCTGAGTTATTGAGGAACCCAGACAAAATGGAAAAGGCTAAAACTGAGATAAGAGAAATCATTGGACATCGTAAACTGATTCAAGATTCAGACATTTCTGCACTCCCTTACTTGCGGGCAATTGTTAAAGAGGCCCTTCGCCTTTACCCTCCTGCCAGCACAATGAGTCGCTACTATGAAGCCGATATAGAAATTGACCAGTATATTGTACCCAAAAATACTCTAGTACTTGTTAATCTTTGGGCTATTGGTAGAGATTCGAGTGTGTGGTCGAATCCTGATTCATTTGTGCCTGAAAGATTCCTAGACAGTGAAATCGATGTCAAAGGCCATCATTTTGAGCTCCTTCCATTCAGTACAGGCAGGAGAATATGTGTTGGGATGCCACTGGCTGAACGCATGATTCATCTGATATTGGCTTCGCTCATTCATAACTTTGATTGGAAGCTTGAAGAAGGGATGAAACCAGAAGATATTGACATGCGTGAAAAGCTTGGAATCACAATGCAGAAGGCAGCACCCCTTAAAGCCATTCCAATTAGAGCCACAATGTGA
- the LOC113753803 gene encoding uncharacterized protein LOC113753803 produces the protein MPHRTGRKDHVNLREELRIKTGKEPSKLDVFIHSRQGKQMDELTSQTIATMNEEIQKLPETSRDDNFVKDILYENILGPEKPGRLRTYGVGATPKDVYRMSDNMNDGQKKAFEDAVNEKVEIIRGELREEMNSKLADFKEELIAQFEARMRASTCDLASLQRREMNAAKQSQISDSLEVGDRMNREVGTNDAEMYKEVGTNDAEINKCEINKKVSSIADILENHHTKKKRSRTTCKRLA, from the exons atgccACATCGAACAGGGCGAAAAGATCATGTGAACCTCAGGGAAGAG CTTCGGATTAAAACTGGAAAAGAGCCTTCGAAACTAGACGTTTTTATTCATTCAagacaaggaaaacaaatggatgagTTGACTTCACAAACAATT GCAACTATGAATGAGGAAATACAAAAACTGCCAGAGACATCCAGGGAtgataattttgtgaaagatATACTCTATGAAAATATTCTTGGACCTGAAAAACCAGGTCGTCTTCGAACTTATGGGGTAGGTGCGACTCCAAAAGACGTGTATAGGATGTCAGATAACATGAATGATGGACAAAAGAAAGCATTTGAGGATGCAGTGAATGAGAAAGTGGAAATCATACGTGGTGAACTACGAGAAGAAATGAATTCGAAATTGGCAGATTTTAAGGAGGAGTTGATTGCTCAATTTGAAGCAAGAATG AGGGCATCCACATGTGACTTGGCATCACTccaaagaagagaaatgaaTGCAGCAAAACAATCTCAAATTTCGGACTCATTAGAG GTTGGTGATAGAATGAACAGGGAAGTTGGAACAAATGATGCTGAAATGTACAAGGAAGTTGGAACAAATGATGCTGAAATAAACAAGtgtgaaataaataaaaaagtttcTTCAATTGCTGATATTCTTGAG AACCATCAtacaaagaagaaaaggagcAGGACTACTTGCAAACGACTTGCTTGA